The segment CCCACGTATTGTGCATATCATAGTTGACTCTCTTTTTAGAGGCTCCCCATTTTACTGTTAACCCTTGCTTAAGTTGCTTCATTTTACTTGGCCACCATAAGATTAAACCAGTGAAACAAAGTACTAGAAAGATAATAGTGGAGACTCCAACAATCATTTTACCAATATCTCCTGCTAATAACCATCTGTGTAGCTTGAAATTGAACATAAAGAATCCTTTCAAAGAAGAGTTTTCACTTCCTAAACTTTCTAAAGTATATGGGTTAACATATTCAGATAATCTACCTCTTCTTCCTCCTTTGTGACCTTCTGGAACATATGAGATTTTATATGCTTTTTCTAAATCATTAGGTATACTAATAGAGGAGATATTATGCTTTGGATGACTAGTCTCAAAACTCTTTTTTATATCTTCAACTGTGTGGGCATCACCTTGAGGGGTAACAGTTAATACCTCAGAGTTGAAAATACCATTGATGTCTTTTTCAAGGGCAAGAATACCACCTGTTAGGCAAACAATTAGGATAACTATACCACTGATTAAGCCTAACCATAAATGGATTTGATGAAGTAGTTCTTTAATTAATTTCATTGATTTTGATCGATATGCTGTCATGAAGTGCAATTATATAGATTAATTCTAAATAAGATGATTGACTTTTCTCAAGGTTATGAATCGTTAACATAATGTGAGATGTTATTTTAGTAGATCGTTAATCAATGATAAAAAGAAAGGCAATAAAGAGGTTCGTTCTCCTTATTGCCTGATATAAAAATCAAATATTTTGAATCTATTTGTTCCAGATTTCCCAAGAAGCTTCTGCTTGACCAATCAACATTTCAAGTCCATTTTTAGCATGCCCACCATTAGTAATTCCTTGTTTCATGAATTCTGTCTCAGCTGGGTTATACACTAAATCATAGAAGTAATGGTTTTCTGTTGTTGCATGATAAGGTAATTGAGGAGCAATACCTTCTTTAGGATGCATGCCTAGTGGAGTAGTATTAACTACTAAAGAATGTTCTTTATATATATCTTCAGTAACATCATCATAAGAAATACTGTCTTTTGATGCTTTTCTTGATACCGAAATAAAAGGGATCCCCATATCTTCTAATGCCACTTTTACAGCTTTAGAAGCACCACCAGTACCTAATACAAGTGCCTTAAAATTAGTATGAGGTAAGAACTTCTCTAATGAACTTCTGAACCCATAGTAATCAGAGTTATAACCAGTAAGTGTCCCATCTTTTTCAAACTTAATAACGTTGGCTGCACCAATTTTACCAGCAGAAGCGGGATCTAGGCGATCTAAAAATGGTAGTACTTGTTCTTTGTAAGGAATAGTTACATTAAGTCCATTTAAGTCTTTTTCGTCTAAAAGTTGAGCTAGTTTTTCAATATGATCTAATTCGAATAGTTCGTATTGACATCCTTCAATATTCTCTTTCTCATATTTTTCAGTGAAATATTTTTTTGAGAAGGAATGTCCTAAAGGATAGCCTATTAATCCGTATGTTTTCATCTTTCAACTGTTTGTGAGCTACAAATTTAAAGATTGCACTATAAAATGTCTTGTTTTTGAGAGATCATAGATAAAAATTTTGAAATAGTGTTTTATAACCCTCCAATTCTATTGAAATAAGAGTGATGAATGAATAAGAATTAGGCTTAGGTATTTTACCTAATGTTTTCGATTAGGTTTTCTACTCATCTATAAGGAGGTCTAATCTGCCACCTTTGTAATGTGATCGATGATCATATCAACAAAAAAGTTCTCTCAAATAAATTAAGAAAACCTTATGAAACGATTTAACTTATTTATCA is part of the Flammeovirga agarivorans genome and harbors:
- a CDS encoding PepSY-associated TM helix domain-containing protein, giving the protein MKLIKELLHQIHLWLGLISGIVILIVCLTGGILALEKDINGIFNSEVLTVTPQGDAHTVEDIKKSFETSHPKHNISSISIPNDLEKAYKISYVPEGHKGGRRGRLSEYVNPYTLESLGSENSSLKGFFMFNFKLHRWLLAGDIGKMIVGVSTIIFLVLCFTGLILWWPSKMKQLKQGLTVKWGASKKRVNYDMHNTWGFYVLIPSIIMCITGLCWSFSWYNDGVYLLFDGKLPSKEDNQPHKIDSENQYLSFQDKMDFVDTIYPEEGGYSISFPNKKQAVYTVSKAAGETFFSYGQSRKVTFNTDHQPNSHIAFEDYTLGRQMRIHAKSLHIGYYFGTFGRWIYCICSLIATTLPVTGFLVWWFKRNKKGKGKKKNKMQLA
- a CDS encoding shikimate dehydrogenase family protein, with protein sequence MKTYGLIGYPLGHSFSKKYFTEKYEKENIEGCQYELFELDHIEKLAQLLDEKDLNGLNVTIPYKEQVLPFLDRLDPASAGKIGAANVIKFEKDGTLTGYNSDYYGFRSSLEKFLPHTNFKALVLGTGGASKAVKVALEDMGIPFISVSRKASKDSISYDDVTEDIYKEHSLVVNTTPLGMHPKEGIAPQLPYHATTENHYFYDLVYNPAETEFMKQGITNGGHAKNGLEMLIGQAEASWEIWNK